The following are encoded together in the Acipenser ruthenus chromosome 24, fAciRut3.2 maternal haplotype, whole genome shotgun sequence genome:
- the LOC117429503 gene encoding TNF receptor-associated factor 4-like gives MPGFDYKFLEKPKRRFQCPLCNKALRDPVQVSTCGHRFCDTCLQEFLSEGVFKCPEDQLPLDYAKIYPDPELEQQILCLLIRCIHSEEGCRWSGQMKQLQSHFSTCAFNVIPCPNRCPIKLTRRDLPDHLQYDCPKRHLKCEFCGNEFTGEAYENHQGICPQESVYCENKCGARMMRRLLTQHSLSDCPKRTQPCKYCGKEFVFDTIQSHQYHCPRFPVQCPNQCGAPNIAREDLSTHMKDSCGSALVLCPFKDSGCKHRCPKVGLSRHVEESMKVHLSMMCSLVSRQRLEILDLRREVEELSVSHDGVLIWKIADYSRKLQEAKTRNNFEFFSPPFYTHKYGYKLQVSTFLNGNGSGEGTHLSIYIRVLPGEYDNLLEWPFSYKVTFSLLDQSDPSLSKPQHITETFNPDPTWKNFQKPPSTRNSLDESMLGFGYPKFVSHEEIKKRNYIRDNSVFLKASIEIPQKIIA, from the exons TGAAGGAGTGTTTAAATGTCCAGAAGATCAGCTGCCCCTCGATTATGCGAAG ATCTACCCTGACCCTGAGCTGGAGCAGCAGATCCTGTGTCTCCTGATCCGTTGTATCCACAGTGAGGAGGGCTGCCGCTGGTCTGGACAGATGAAACAGCTGCAG TCCCACTTTTCGACGTGTGCCTTCAACGTGATCCCGTGCCCCAACCGCTGCCCGATCAAGCTGACGAGACGGGACCTCCCGGACCACCTCCAGTACGACTGTCCCAAACGCCACCTCAAGTGCGAGTTCTGTGGCAACGAGTTCACTGGAGAGGCTTACGAA AACCACCAGGGGATCTGTCCGCAGGAGAGCGTGTACTGTGAGAATAAGTGTGGGGCTCGGATGATGCGCAGACTGCTGACCCAGCACAGTCTCAGCGACTGCCCCAAGCGCACCCAGCCCTGCAAATACTGCGGCAAGGAGTTTGTGTTCGACACGATCCAG AGCCATCAGTACCATTGTCCCCGGTTCCCAGTTCAGTGCCCGAACCAGTGCGGAGCCCCCAACATCGCCCGCGAGGATCTCAGCACTCACATGAAGGACAGCTGTGGCAGCGCCCTGGTGCTGTGCCCCTTTAAAGATTCCGGCTGCAAACACAGG TGTCCCAAGGTGGGACTGAGCAGGCACGTGGAAGAATCCATGAAGGTCCACCTGTCCATGATGTGCAGCCTGGTGAGCCGGCAGCGTCTGGAGATTTTGGACCTGCGGAGGGAGGTGGAGGAGCTGTCCGTGAGCCACGACGGCGTCCTGATCTGGAAGATAGCGGACTACTCCCGGAAACTGCAGGAGGCCAAGACCCGGAACAACTTTGAGTTCTTCAGCCCGCCCTTCTACACCCACAAGTACGGCTACAAGCTGCAGGTCTCAACCTTCCTTAACGGGAACGGCAGCGGGGAGGGCACCCACCTCTCCATCTACATCCGAGTCCTGCCCGGGGAGTACGACAACCTCCTGGAGTGGCCCTTCTCCTACAAGGTGACCTTCTCGCTCCTGGACCAGAGTGACCCGTCCCTGTCCAAGCCCCAGCACATCACGGAGACCTTCAACCCCGACCCCACCTGGAAGAACTTCCAAAAGCCCCCGAGCACCAGGAACTCCCTGGACGAGAGCATGCTGGGCTTCGGGTACCCCAAGTTCGTCTCTCACGAAGAGATCAAGAAGAGGAACTACATCCGGGACAATTCCGTCTTCCTCAAAGCCTCCATAGAAATCCCCCAGAAGATCATTGCATGA